A DNA window from Anoplolepis gracilipes chromosome 13, ASM4749672v1, whole genome shotgun sequence contains the following coding sequences:
- the LOC140672615 gene encoding uncharacterized protein: MVKRQLPHPLNLENVTVSNSKQKIRQIPRSASLDRKSIEFNNFLSRKQNMRHRKTASLAAIDVSQCVVCKSKIKSPKMMKCRHTFCLQCFKNRLMISYKKEDSTSCPVCNVVVIRTTDRKESKNAVSFAPLPPKIREKKCRTCGEICENKCKHCKRRFCDVCWTSHVDDLKEELGNINGDLETSAMRFEDKIINFQSKANEIQEFINRDIEGKIIELNKKRENQIKKVERIVIIGETSVGDIRERMHKAQVEIKEQKESYDALPDNENKVTAFLDLQRKAAEVMAAIAIWESELNKVEMKFKKVNEKEKLPAKKNKGSVHKRKTFTFKIIANRDTVQRPSALAVDSWRDNIITTCPGSGQVVILDRKFKVVRRIRHQEMMAPQGLAFLPENDEIYVTDKWKHCIFVFDHKGELVRRMCNKGHGESELRSPEGIAFHPERSVLYIADTGNNRVQVLEKNGTYLDSIGPKGKHAKGTVRFHRTDPIASQLNQPTDVAVTITRIVVADSGNHKVKIFNHDGQILQTIGDVGTAKGLFRSPEVLRIDKKENIIVGDAGNGRVQIFSPKGEFLRMLGEKKTQGHKFGWVSGIFVTNNYDILVSDSKNNFIYLF, translated from the exons ATGGTTAAGCGACAATTGCCACATCCGTTAAATCTAGAAAATGTTACTGTGTCGAACTCGAAACAGAAGATACGACAGATACCGAGATCTGCTTCCCTTGACAGAAAATCGAtagaatttaacaattttttatcaagaaaacaaaatatgcGTCATCGCAA gACGGCTTCGCTTGCAGCTATTGATGTATCGCAATGTGTTGTATGCAAGAGCAAGATAAAATCGCCCAAAATGATGAAATGTCGTCACACTTTTTGCCTGCAATGTTTCAAAAATCGACTTatgatatcatataaaaaag AGGACAGTACTAGTTGTCCGGTCTGCAATGTAGTAGTAATCCGTACAACAGATAGGAAAGAGTCGAAGAATGCTGTAAGTTTTGCACCCTTACCGCCAAAAatccgagaaaaaaaatgccgTACCTGCGGTGAAATTTGCGAGAATAAGTGTAAGCACTGTAAACGT AGATTTTGCGATGTCTGCTGGACAAGTCATGTTGATGATTTAAAAGAGGAACTAGGTAATATAAATGGAGATCTTGAGACATCAGCGATGAGATTTGAAGAtaaaatcatcaattttcag AGTAAAGCAAACGAGATACAAGAGTTTATCAACAGGGACATAGAGGGCAAAATAATTGAgctcaataaaaaaagagagaatcagATTAAGAAGGTTGAACGTATAGTTATTATAGGTGAAACATCAGTAGGAGATATTAGAGAAAGGATGCACAAAGCTCAGGTAGAGATAAAGGAGCAGAAGGAATCATATGATGCGTTGCCTGATAATGAGAACAAG GTAACAGCTTTTCTAGATTTACAACGAAAAGCTGCAGAAGTAATGGCAGCAATTGCCATTTGGGAATCGGAATTGAATAAGgtagaaatgaaatttaagaaagttaatgaaaaagaaaaattgcctGCCAAGAAAAACAAGGGCTCTGTGCACAA GCGGAAAACTTTCACATTCAAAATTATCGCGAATCGTGACACAGTGCAGCGGCCGTCGGCGCTTGCCGTTGATTCCTGGAGGGATAACATTATCACGACCTGTCCGGGGTCAGGACAGGTTGTCATTCTGGACAGGAAGTTCAAAGTTGTGCGGAGGATTCGTCACCAAGAGATGATGGCGCCTCAAGGACTTGCTTTCCTGCCGGAGAATGACGAGATATATGTGACAg ATAAGTGGAAGCACTGCATATTCGTGTTTGACCATAAGGGCGAGCTCGTTCGTCGCATGTGCAATAAGGGCCATGGAGAATCGGAGCTGCGTTCGCCGGAAGGAATCGCATTTCATCCGGAACGAAGCGTGCTCTACATCGCCGATACCGGAAACAATCGTGTCCAAGTCCTTGAGAAAAATGGCACGTATTTGGACAGTATCGGGCCTAAAGGTAAACACGCGAAGGGCACTGTCAGATTCCATAGAACTGACCCTATCGCGAGTCAACTTAATCAACCGACAGACGTGGCCGTCACCATAACTCGTATCGTCGTCGCCGATTCCGGCAATCATAAAGTtaag atatttaatcaTGATGGGCAAATTCTTCAAACAATCGGCGACGTTGGTACAGCAAAGGGTTTGTTTAG ATCGCCCGAGGTATTGAGAATcgacaagaaagaaaatatcatcGTGGGTGACGCTGGAAATGGAAGAGTGCAGATTTTTTCACCGAAAGGTGAATTTCTCCGGATGCTAGGCGAGAAAAAGACTCAAGGACACAAGTTTGGTTGGGTATCTGGTATATTCGTGacaaataattacgatattttaGTCTCTGATAGCaagaataactttatatatttattttaa